Genomic DNA from Streptomyces sp. GS7:
CGCCGGACAGGCCCTGGCGCAGTTCGGGCGGCTGCGGCGGGCCGGGTGCGACACCGCGCTGTTCGTCGGTCCCTGGACGCACCACTCGGTGTTCCAGCAGGGCTGGCCCGAGGTGTTCGCGGAGAGCCTCGGCTGGCTGCGGGCGCACCTGTGCGGGGATCCGTCCGGACTGCGTCCCACGCGCGTACGGGTGCACGTCGGCGGCGAGCGGGAAGAGTGGCGGGATCTTGAGGACTGGCCGCCGCCCTCGGGCCGGGCGGACTCCTGGTTCCTGGCTCCGGGCGGGCGGCTGGTGGGACAGGCCCCGGCGGACTCCGGGCCGGCGGCGTCCTTCCGCCACGACCCGGCCGCGCCGCCCCCGTCGGTCGGTGGGCCGCTGCTCTCCCGGGGCGCCGGGCCCCAGGACAACCGCGCGCTGGAGGCCCGCGAGGACGTGCTGACGTTCACCGGGGAGCCGCTGGCCGGGCCGGTGGAGGTCCTCGGCCCCGTCCTGGCTCGGTTGCGGGTCACCGTCGAGGGCGGCGGGCGCGCCGATGTCTTCGCGCGGCTGTGCGACATGGACGCGCAGGGCCGGTCGGTCAACGTGTGCGACGGGCTGGTGCGGCTGCGGGACGCGGGCGACGCGGGGAACGCAGCGGAGGCGCCCGTGGAGGTCGAGGTGCCGATGGGGTCGGCCGCGCACCGCTTCGCCGCCGGGCACCGGGTGCGGCTGCAGGTCAGCGGGGGCGCGTTTCCGCGGTACGCCCCGGATCCCGGCGCAGGTCCGGTGCGTGTCACCCTCCACAACGGCTCGGCGCTGACGGCGGGTTGAGCGGTGCGGTGGGGCCGCCTGCGGAACGGCCCCGCCCACCGGCCGTCCCTTGGGGGAGCGGCCGGCGGACGGGGCCGGAACGCCGTCGCCGGTCGGGCCGTCAGCCGCGCCGGGCCTCGGGGTGGTGGTGCTGCCAGCCCGCCCAGGCCGAGGTGATCATGTCGCGGACGTCGTGGTGGGCCTTCCAGCCCAGTTCGTCCCCGATGCGGTCGGCGGCGGCGACCACGCGGGCCGGGTCGCCGGGGCGGCGCGGGGTGACCTCGGGGGTGACGCCCTCGTGGCCGGTGATCTCGGCGATCAGCGCGACCATCTCGCGGACCGAAACGCCTTCGCCGCGGCCGATGTTGAGGGTCAGATCGCGGACCGGGCCGGGCTCGGCGAGCTTGCGGGCCGCGGCGACATGGGCGTCGGCGAGGTCCGCGACGTGGATGTAGTCGCGGATGCAGGTGCCGTCGGGGGTGTCGTAGTCGTCACCGAAGATGCGCGGGGCGGCGCCCTCGGTGAGCTTCTCGAAGACCATCGGGACGATGTTGAAGACCCCGGTGTCGGCCAGCTCGGGGGTGGCCGTGCCGGCGACGTTGAAGTAGCGCAGGCAGGCGGTGCTGATGCCGTGCGCCCTGCCCGCGGCGCGGGCCATCCACTCGCCGACGAGCTTGGTCTCGCCGTACGGGTTGATCGGCACGCAGGGGGTGTCCTCCGTCACCAGGTCCACGTCGGGCATGCCGTAGACCGCGGCCGAGGAGGAGAACACGAAACGGCCCACACCGCCGGCGGCCATGGCCTCCAGCAGGGTCTGCAGCCCGTGGACGTTCTCGCGGTAGTAGTGGAGCGGCATCTCGACGGATTCGCCGACCTGC
This window encodes:
- the galE gene encoding UDP-glucose 4-epimerase GalE, whose product is MSYLITGGAGYIGSHVVRALRQAGETVVVLDDLTTGVRARVPEGVPLVVGSTLDRALLDATIAEHGVTDVVHLAAKKQVGESVEMPLHYYRENVHGLQTLLEAMAAGGVGRFVFSSSAAVYGMPDVDLVTEDTPCVPINPYGETKLVGEWMARAAGRAHGISTACLRYFNVAGTATPELADTGVFNIVPMVFEKLTEGAAPRIFGDDYDTPDGTCIRDYIHVADLADAHVAAARKLAEPGPVRDLTLNIGRGEGVSVREMVALIAEITGHEGVTPEVTPRRPGDPARVVAAADRIGDELGWKAHHDVRDMITSAWAGWQHHHPEARRG